The Echeneis naucrates chromosome 8, fEcheNa1.1, whole genome shotgun sequence genome has a window encoding:
- the LOC115047743 gene encoding ras-related protein Rap-1b-like — MSFEIKEKTEVRLVFLGAAGVGKTALIQRFLKDTFEPKHRRTVEELHRKEYEVGGVKVTINIIDTSGSYSFPAMRKLSIQNSDAFALVYAVDDPESLEAVKSLREEILEVKEDKYTPILVIGNKIDRQQERLVSSEDVLSTVELDWNHSFMESSAKNNINVLEAFKELLLQANLPSWLSPALCRRRETFPKERSKQPPMNKTDSCLIS, encoded by the coding sequence ATGTCTTTTGAAATCAAAGAGAAGACTGAGGTGCGTCTGGTGTTTCTGGGAGCAGCTGGAGTGGGGAAGACGGCCCTCATCCAGCGCTTCCTCAAAGACACCTTTGAGCCCAAGCACCGGCGCACAGTGGAGGAGCTCCACAGGAAGGAATATGAAGTGGGGGGCGTCAAAGTCACTATCAACATCATAGACACCAGCGGCAGCTACTCGTTCCCAGCCATGCGCAAGCTCTCCATCCAGAACAGCGACGCTTTTGCCCTAGTCTACGCTGTGGATGACCCTGAATCCCTCGAGGCGGTCAAGAGCCTGCGAGAGGAGATCCTGGAGGTCAAAGAGGACAAGTACACGCCTATTTTGGTGATAGGCAACAAGATTGACCGTCAGCAGGAGCGGCTGGTGTCCAGTGAAGACGTGCTGTCCACGGTGGAGCTGGACTGGAACCACAGCTTCATGGAGTCGTCAGCCAAAAATAACATCAACGTGCTGGAAGCTTTCAAAGAGCTTCTCCTGCAGGCCAACCTTCCCAGTTGGCTCAGTCCGGCACTGTGCCGGAGACGCGAAACCTTCCCCAAAGAGAGAAGCAAGCAACCTCCTATGAACAAGACGGATAGCTGCCTCATCTCATAA